Proteins encoded within one genomic window of Granulicella pectinivorans:
- a CDS encoding dienelactone hydrolase family protein has protein sequence MSEWVNLTAVDGHELKAYVAKPEGTPVGAVVVVQEIFGVNPSIQAVVDGYAKEGFLAIAPALFDRFERDLQLGYGPDDMKKAFDLYAKLDPSIQIKDVAAAFAYVKATAGKVAVTGYCYGGLMTWVSAVRGEALGVVPACAVAYYPGGIGKFATEQPTCPVMLHFGADDDHIGTDQVDAVRNAHPGVEIFTYPGVGHAFANFARSSYNQEAAQIADERTLQFLKTHIS, from the coding sequence ATGAGTGAGTGGGTAAACCTGACCGCGGTCGACGGACACGAATTGAAGGCATACGTAGCCAAACCCGAGGGCACCCCTGTAGGAGCCGTCGTCGTTGTCCAGGAGATCTTCGGTGTCAACCCCTCCATCCAGGCAGTCGTCGACGGATACGCCAAGGAAGGCTTCCTCGCCATCGCCCCGGCTCTCTTCGATCGCTTCGAGCGCGACCTCCAGCTCGGCTACGGTCCCGACGACATGAAGAAGGCCTTCGATCTCTACGCCAAACTCGATCCCAGCATCCAGATCAAGGACGTAGCCGCCGCCTTCGCCTACGTCAAGGCCACAGCCGGCAAGGTGGCCGTCACCGGCTACTGCTACGGTGGCCTCATGACCTGGGTCTCGGCCGTACGTGGCGAAGCCCTCGGCGTGGTACCCGCCTGCGCCGTCGCCTACTATCCCGGCGGCATCGGCAAGTTCGCCACCGAGCAGCCCACCTGCCCCGTCATGCTCCATTTCGGGGCCGACGACGACCACATTGGCACCGATCAGGTCGACGCCGTACGCAACGCGCACCCCGGCGTCGAGATCTTTACTTACCCCGGCGTAGGCCACGCCTTCGCAAACTTCGCCCGTTCGAGCTACAATCAGGAAGCCGCTCAGATTGCCGATGAGCGCACGTTACAGTTTTTGAAGACGCACATCTCTTAG
- a CDS encoding flagellar biosynthesis anti-sigma factor FlgM has protein sequence MNYSTGLNLQYFLGKVATADTTPADKASSVTGTATPATLQTNDQTQFSKASGLLVEALSGPDARMPRVLALSSAIAAGTYQVSSQDVAGKMLDALLQ, from the coding sequence ATGAACTACTCGACCGGACTCAACCTGCAATACTTCCTCGGCAAGGTTGCAACTGCCGACACCACGCCCGCCGATAAGGCATCTTCAGTCACCGGCACAGCCACACCGGCGACCCTGCAAACGAACGATCAGACCCAGTTCAGCAAGGCCAGCGGTCTCCTCGTCGAGGCCCTCAGCGGGCCCGACGCCCGCATGCCCAGGGTCCTCGCTCTCTCGTCTGCGATCGCCGCCGGCACCTACCAGGTTTCGTCGCAGGATGTCGCCGGCAAGATGCTCGACGCGCTCTTGCAGTAA
- a CDS encoding flagellar basal body P-ring protein FlgI, with amino-acid sequence MPKPALSLKLRFAIAVFLLGTVTAFASASDSIPRQARIKDIASVEGIRDNQLVGYGIIVGLNGTGDSQQTTFPTQTLAAMLLRMGVSVPAGQIRVANLAAVFVSATLPPFARPGTRIDITASSAGDAKSLEGGMLLLTPLYGADGKIYAQAQGSLVVGGYAVTVNGNTKQMNHPTTARIPYGATVERAVPTEIETSKQFTLLLNDADFRSAQAMATAINAELARPAAHAIDSRRITLNVAQGQAVPELLARVEAIEVPFYPRAKVTVNERTGTVVIGGTVVLQPVSILHGGLSVNVVSEFQTSQPNPFAQGTTQTVQQTRVETRDKPVSRIELKQGATVDDLVRNLQTIGASARDVISILQAMKSAGALEAEIEVL; translated from the coding sequence ATGCCAAAACCCGCCCTTAGCCTCAAGCTCCGGTTCGCCATCGCCGTCTTTCTCCTCGGCACAGTCACGGCGTTCGCCTCCGCCTCCGACTCCATCCCGCGTCAGGCACGCATCAAGGACATCGCTTCGGTCGAAGGCATCCGCGACAATCAGCTCGTCGGCTACGGCATCATCGTCGGCCTCAACGGCACCGGCGACAGCCAGCAGACCACCTTCCCCACTCAAACCCTCGCCGCCATGCTCCTCCGTATGGGAGTCTCCGTGCCCGCCGGCCAGATCCGCGTAGCCAACCTCGCCGCCGTCTTCGTCTCCGCGACGCTCCCGCCCTTCGCCCGCCCCGGCACCCGCATCGACATCACCGCCTCCTCCGCCGGAGACGCCAAAAGCCTCGAAGGCGGCATGCTCCTGCTCACCCCTCTCTACGGAGCCGACGGCAAGATCTACGCCCAGGCCCAAGGCTCCCTCGTCGTCGGCGGCTACGCCGTCACCGTCAACGGCAACACGAAACAGATGAACCACCCCACCACCGCGCGCATCCCCTACGGTGCCACCGTCGAGCGGGCCGTCCCCACGGAGATCGAGACCAGCAAGCAGTTCACCCTCCTCCTCAACGACGCCGACTTCCGCTCCGCCCAAGCCATGGCCACCGCTATCAACGCCGAGCTCGCCCGCCCCGCCGCCCACGCCATCGATAGCCGCCGCATCACCCTCAACGTAGCTCAGGGCCAAGCCGTGCCCGAGCTCCTCGCCCGCGTCGAGGCCATAGAGGTCCCCTTCTATCCCCGTGCCAAGGTCACCGTCAACGAGCGCACCGGCACCGTCGTCATTGGAGGCACCGTCGTCCTCCAGCCCGTCTCCATCCTCCACGGAGGCCTCTCCGTCAACGTCGTCAGCGAGTTCCAAACCTCGCAACCCAATCCCTTCGCCCAGGGCACCACCCAGACCGTCCAGCAAACCCGCGTCGAGACCCGTGACAAGCCCGTCAGCCGCATCGAGCTCAAGCAGGGTGCCACCGTCGACGACCTCGTTCGCAACCTGCAAACCATCGGTGCCTCCGCCCGCGACGTCATCTCCATCCTGCAGGCCATGAAGTCCGCCGGAGCCCTCGAAGCGGAGATCGAAGTCCTATGA
- the flgL gene encoding flagellar hook-associated protein FlgL, translated as MRVDPNYLQGLSASISQSTATEATLTNELSSGLRVQQLSDDPTAAAQALQLTSQASRADTFVQSATQQTGVMQVTDSALAEVVTQLTSAISLATQATNGTLTNAQQSSIATQLQGIQSEVLTLANTSYLGQYLFSGSKGATVPFSLDTSGTATYAGDTVQQTLKTPTGQSLVTNLPGSAVFSSTFAALGSVIAALQSNTVTAANTTALSTALSDVSTQRTALGSSLNRLTASSTYTQTQVANLQVTQNALVAADTVQVATDLKNTETQRTAMLSLMAALSKGSLFDYLK; from the coding sequence ATGCGCGTAGACCCCAACTATCTCCAGGGCCTCTCCGCCTCCATTTCGCAGTCCACCGCGACCGAGGCCACACTCACCAACGAGCTCTCCAGCGGGCTCCGCGTCCAGCAGCTCAGCGACGACCCCACCGCCGCCGCCCAGGCCCTGCAACTCACCTCCCAGGCCTCCCGCGCCGACACCTTCGTCCAGTCCGCCACCCAGCAGACCGGCGTCATGCAGGTCACCGACTCCGCCCTCGCCGAGGTCGTCACCCAGCTCACCTCGGCCATCTCCCTCGCCACCCAGGCCACCAACGGCACCCTCACCAACGCCCAGCAATCCTCCATCGCCACGCAGCTCCAGGGAATCCAGAGCGAGGTTCTCACCCTCGCCAACACCAGCTACCTCGGCCAGTACCTCTTCTCCGGCAGCAAAGGCGCCACCGTACCCTTCTCGCTCGACACCTCCGGCACCGCCACCTACGCCGGCGATACCGTCCAGCAGACCCTCAAGACCCCAACCGGCCAGTCGCTGGTCACCAACCTCCCCGGCTCCGCCGTCTTCTCCAGCACCTTCGCCGCGCTCGGCTCCGTCATCGCCGCGCTGCAATCGAACACCGTCACCGCCGCCAACACCACCGCCCTCTCCACCGCGCTCAGCGACGTCTCCACCCAGCGCACCGCCCTCGGCTCCTCTCTCAACCGCCTCACCGCAAGCAGCACCTACACCCAGACCCAGGTCGCAAACCTCCAGGTCACGCAAAACGCCCTCGTCGCCGCCGACACCGTCCAGGTCGCCACCGACCTCAAGAACACCGAGACCCAGCGCACCGCGATGCTCAGCCTCATGGCCGCTCTCAGCAAAGGCAGCCTCTTCGACTACCTCAAGTAA
- a CDS encoding YebC/PmpR family DNA-binding transcriptional regulator, with translation MSGHSKWATIKHKKGALDAKRGKIFTRLIKEITISAKQGGGDPDGNPRLRGAIAAAKAENMPADNIKRAIQRGTGELEGVNYEEITYEGYGPGGVAVIIDVLTDNKNRAVSEIRHAFTKNGGNLGEANSVSWMFSKKGVIVIAKDAASEDRITEVVLDAGAEDLSDEGDNWEVLCDPKDYESVTEALKTAKITPEHAEVTKIASTYTKLEGTQANAMGRLLETLEDLDDAQNVYSNFDFDEAPEED, from the coding sequence ATGTCCGGCCATTCAAAATGGGCGACGATTAAGCATAAAAAGGGCGCGCTCGATGCCAAGCGCGGCAAGATCTTTACGCGTCTCATCAAGGAAATCACCATTTCCGCCAAGCAGGGTGGAGGCGATCCCGACGGTAACCCCCGGCTGCGTGGTGCCATCGCTGCCGCCAAGGCTGAAAACATGCCCGCCGACAATATCAAGCGTGCCATCCAGCGCGGTACCGGTGAACTCGAAGGCGTCAACTACGAGGAGATCACCTACGAGGGCTACGGCCCCGGCGGTGTAGCCGTCATCATCGACGTCCTGACCGACAACAAGAACCGCGCCGTCTCCGAGATCCGTCACGCCTTCACCAAGAACGGCGGAAACCTCGGCGAAGCCAACTCCGTCTCCTGGATGTTCTCGAAAAAGGGCGTCATCGTCATTGCCAAGGACGCCGCCAGCGAGGACAGGATCACCGAAGTCGTCCTCGACGCCGGTGCCGAAGATCTCTCCGACGAAGGCGACAACTGGGAGGTGCTCTGCGATCCCAAGGACTACGAGTCCGTGACCGAGGCCCTCAAGACCGCCAAGATCACCCCCGAACACGCCGAGGTCACCAAGATCGCCTCGACCTACACCAAGCTCGAAGGCACCCAGGCCAACGCCATGGGCCGCCTCCTCGAAACCCTCGAAGACCTCGACGACGCGCAGAATGTTTACTCGAACTTCGACTTCGATGAAGCGCCGGAAGAAGACTGA
- a CDS encoding acyloxyacyl hydrolase yields MSLSLNVRIWVAALAMAAATTGAANAQAPAAVTNALESKQLPWEIGGIVQGGKGVTDNRDDFKFIMAGIHAGKVLTDPHGSGFLNGRFEYAVEVFPFWQSYTPTFQRANCVPTSNPAVISCSPLFTTGGTYTGASVTPIILRWNFKGTGKLVPWVQAAGGLLWTNHKYPGFGSPILNLGNDGPNTEASVFNFTPQGGIGLHYFIKPNRSIDFGANAVHISSASLGDKNPGVNASVQFNVGYTFWK; encoded by the coding sequence TTGTCTCTTTCTCTGAACGTACGAATCTGGGTAGCGGCGCTCGCCATGGCGGCGGCAACCACCGGCGCGGCAAACGCACAGGCGCCCGCAGCTGTTACCAATGCCCTCGAAAGCAAGCAGCTCCCTTGGGAGATCGGCGGCATCGTGCAGGGCGGCAAGGGCGTCACGGACAATCGCGACGACTTCAAATTCATCATGGCCGGCATCCACGCCGGCAAGGTCCTCACCGACCCCCATGGCTCCGGCTTCCTCAACGGTCGATTCGAGTACGCGGTCGAGGTCTTCCCCTTCTGGCAGTCCTATACCCCCACCTTCCAGCGCGCCAACTGCGTCCCCACCTCGAACCCCGCCGTCATCAGTTGCTCCCCCCTCTTTACCACCGGCGGAACCTACACCGGAGCCTCGGTCACGCCCATCATCCTCCGCTGGAACTTCAAGGGCACCGGCAAGCTCGTGCCGTGGGTGCAGGCCGCCGGCGGTCTCCTCTGGACCAACCACAAGTACCCCGGCTTCGGTTCGCCCATCCTCAACCTCGGCAACGACGGCCCTAACACAGAGGCCAGCGTGTTCAACTTCACGCCGCAGGGTGGCATAGGCCTCCACTACTTCATCAAACCCAATCGTTCCATCGACTTCGGAGCGAACGCCGTCCATATCTCGAGCGCCAGCCTCGGCGACAAGAACCCCGGTGTCAACGCCAGCGTTCAATTCAACGTGGGATACACATTCTGGAAGTAA
- the flgK gene encoding flagellar hook-associated protein FlgK — protein sequence MGTLSSLMDLTQSALQSNQAALDITSKNVANQNVQGYTRETVSWQADVVSINGTSVGTGVTTGPTAVSQRDRVLEQRVQQQTQLSSAATSRATALAQLQSIFGLSSSSTTAISTPLGAAIDSLYNGFSTLASSPASTSSRQAVLSAASTLASAFQSASTQITSTNAGLSQTATSIVSTVNGLTKTIATLNQQIGTLSPNADAGALEDQRQAAVAQLSQYIGLDQVTTESNGLTLSTSNGTVLVSGAQSFALSATTVGNNVQITGAGNATDISTSLTGGQLGGILSVQHNEIPALTSSLDQLAYAIGTAVNQQNTQGLDANGNAGQALFTLPATSTGAASSIAVATADPSLVAAAGPGEGIAGNTNANALAALATAPSAGGQPPASFFTGILSGLGGAAATATTDSTAQQASLTQLTTQRNALSGVSLDEEAASLTQYQRSYQAAAKLFSIVDTVMEAAINLGSATTI from the coding sequence ATGGGGACGCTAAGCTCGCTCATGGATCTCACTCAGAGCGCCCTGCAATCCAACCAGGCCGCCCTCGACATCACCTCGAAGAACGTAGCCAACCAAAACGTCCAGGGCTACACCCGCGAGACCGTCTCCTGGCAGGCCGATGTCGTCTCCATCAACGGAACATCCGTCGGCACCGGCGTCACCACTGGACCCACCGCCGTCTCGCAACGCGACCGCGTCCTCGAGCAGCGCGTGCAGCAGCAGACGCAGCTCTCCTCAGCGGCCACCTCGCGCGCGACGGCCCTCGCCCAGCTCCAGTCCATCTTCGGCCTCAGTTCATCCAGCACCACCGCCATCAGCACGCCCCTGGGTGCCGCCATCGACAGCCTCTACAACGGCTTCAGCACCCTCGCCTCTTCCCCGGCGAGCACCTCCTCGCGGCAAGCCGTCCTCAGCGCCGCCAGCACGCTCGCCTCGGCCTTCCAGTCCGCCTCCACGCAGATCACCTCCACCAACGCCGGTCTCTCGCAAACCGCCACCAGCATCGTAAGCACGGTCAACGGCCTCACCAAGACCATCGCCACGCTCAACCAGCAGATCGGCACCCTCTCGCCCAACGCCGACGCAGGCGCCCTCGAAGACCAGCGTCAGGCCGCCGTTGCACAACTCTCGCAGTACATCGGCCTCGATCAGGTCACCACCGAAAGCAACGGCCTCACGCTCTCCACCAGCAACGGCACCGTCCTCGTCAGCGGCGCACAGTCCTTCGCGCTCTCCGCCACCACCGTAGGCAACAACGTTCAAATCACCGGAGCAGGGAACGCCACCGACATCTCGACCTCCCTCACCGGAGGCCAGCTCGGAGGCATCCTCTCCGTCCAGCACAACGAGATCCCAGCCCTCACCAGCTCCCTCGACCAGCTCGCCTACGCCATCGGCACCGCGGTCAATCAGCAGAACACCCAGGGACTCGATGCCAACGGCAACGCCGGACAGGCTCTCTTCACCCTCCCCGCAACCTCCACCGGAGCGGCCTCCTCCATCGCCGTCGCCACCGCCGATCCCTCCCTCGTAGCCGCCGCGGGTCCAGGCGAAGGCATCGCCGGCAACACCAACGCCAACGCCCTCGCCGCCCTCGCGACCGCCCCCTCCGCAGGCGGCCAGCCCCCCGCCAGCTTCTTCACCGGCATCCTCTCCGGACTCGGCGGAGCCGCAGCCACCGCGACCACCGACAGCACCGCCCAGCAGGCCTCCCTCACCCAGCTCACCACCCAGCGCAACGCCCTCTCCGGCGTCTCCCTCGACGAAGAGGCCGCCTCCCTCACGCAGTACCAGCGCTCCTACCAGGCCGCCGCCAAGCTCTTCTCCATCGTCGACACCGTCATGGAAGCGGCCATCAATCTAGGCTCGGCGACCACCATATAA
- the flgF gene encoding flagellar basal-body rod protein FlgF, with the protein MDSGLYAAYSGLLARTQALDTAANNLANAGTNGFRAERESFRGVLAGSLANSGLNASQIGRAVNDFGVLGSAGLDMSQGQLTATGNPLDLAVDGPGFFAIQTPQGTRYTRDGAFERSPTGILQTRTGEPVLDTQGKPITVPTGTVLVGADGTVSVSTADSSAIAGQIGTFTFADPTALSAEGTNRFIPADGAIPLAATGTMHQGALEGANQDAVHGTMQMILVQRQAEMMQKAMTVFNNDFDKTAAEELGKV; encoded by the coding sequence ATGGATAGCGGACTCTACGCGGCATACAGCGGCCTCCTTGCCCGGACTCAGGCCCTCGACACGGCCGCCAACAACCTCGCCAATGCCGGCACCAACGGCTTCCGCGCCGAGCGCGAATCCTTCCGCGGCGTACTCGCCGGAAGCCTCGCCAACAGCGGCCTCAACGCCTCCCAGATCGGCCGTGCCGTCAACGACTTCGGCGTCCTCGGCTCCGCGGGCCTCGACATGAGCCAGGGCCAGCTCACCGCCACCGGCAACCCCCTCGACCTCGCCGTCGACGGCCCCGGCTTCTTCGCTATCCAGACCCCCCAGGGCACCCGCTACACCCGCGACGGAGCCTTCGAGCGCTCGCCCACCGGCATCCTCCAAACCCGTACCGGCGAGCCCGTCCTCGACACCCAGGGCAAGCCCATCACCGTCCCCACCGGAACCGTCCTCGTCGGCGCCGACGGCACCGTCTCCGTCAGCACGGCCGACTCCAGCGCCATCGCCGGCCAGATCGGCACCTTCACCTTCGCAGACCCCACCGCGCTCTCCGCCGAAGGCACCAACCGCTTCATTCCAGCCGATGGAGCCATCCCTCTCGCCGCCACCGGCACCATGCATCAGGGAGCCCTCGAAGGCGCCAACCAGGATGCCGTTCACGGCACCATGCAGATGATTCTCGTCCAGCGTCAGGCCGAGATGATGCAGAAGGCCATGACCGTCTTCAACAACGACTTCGACAAGACCGCCGCCGAAGAACTCGGCAAAGTTTAG
- a CDS encoding flagellar basal body L-ring protein FlgH: protein MTNPTRPIHPAPMEPSVTKFAAIATAILLLLAAACVLPAQETKPKGVTASIKGLITSPNLAAMSLSSYLARVRTSTSVDLPTTGAIWTDGGRFTRLTTDVRAMRPNDLISVVVSESLAAETDGTVKNSRSSNASSQISALMGALHAGNALQNLLNQSSAAGLNAQGQSATNSSLSTTFGGQVVDVLPNGMLVIEAAREVEFSQQTQTIVLRGLVRPEDISQQNQVLSTAISSLELEVRGKGIVNDYTRRQNPLVRFIQKLLVF, encoded by the coding sequence ATGACCAACCCAACCCGCCCAATCCATCCAGCCCCCATGGAACCGAGCGTCACGAAGTTCGCTGCCATCGCCACAGCCATCCTTCTCCTCCTCGCCGCAGCCTGCGTCCTCCCCGCTCAGGAGACGAAGCCCAAAGGCGTCACCGCCTCCATCAAGGGCCTCATCACCAGCCCCAACCTCGCAGCCATGTCCCTATCCTCCTATCTCGCTCGCGTCCGAACCTCCACCTCCGTCGACCTCCCCACCACCGGAGCCATCTGGACCGACGGCGGCCGCTTCACGCGACTCACCACCGACGTCCGCGCCATGCGTCCCAACGACCTCATCTCTGTCGTCGTCTCCGAAAGCCTCGCCGCCGAGACCGACGGCACCGTCAAGAACTCCCGCTCCTCCAACGCCAGCTCCCAGATCTCCGCCCTCATGGGAGCCCTCCACGCCGGCAACGCGCTTCAGAACCTCCTCAATCAGAGCTCCGCGGCAGGCCTCAACGCACAGGGCCAGAGCGCCACCAACTCCAGCCTCTCCACCACCTTCGGAGGCCAGGTCGTCGACGTGCTTCCCAACGGCATGCTCGTCATCGAAGCCGCCCGCGAGGTCGAATTCTCCCAGCAGACCCAGACCATCGTCCTCCGCGGCCTCGTCCGCCCCGAAGACATCTCTCAGCAGAATCAGGTCCTCTCCACCGCCATCTCCTCGCTCGAACTCGAAGTCCGCGGGAAGGGAATCGTCAACGACTACACCCGCCGCCAGAACCCGTTGGTCCGCTTCATCCAGAAGCTCCTCGTCTTCTGA
- the ftcD gene encoding glutamate formimidoyltransferase — MNPDAIIECVPNFSEGNDERVVRRIVSAMRVDGVKLLDWSLDQAHNRSVVTIAGPASAVIEAAVRGAGMAAQLIDLTRQNGVHPRIGAADVVPFVPVSGMSLGEAAMLARQAGLEIWKRYGVPVYFYEAAATRPDRIRLEDVRRGQFEGLLEAAHKDSTRRPDVGGPEIHPTAGASAVGARSFLIAYNLYLDQLDITAARAIARDVRASNGGLFGVKAIGVLANGRAQVSMNITNYRMTSMPRVYEMVENLARKNKVRIDGAELIGLIPEEAFEPDSEWVRQISGFIPEEKVLERKLHHPMDWPTL; from the coding sequence ATGAATCCAGACGCCATCATCGAATGCGTACCGAACTTCTCCGAAGGCAACGACGAACGCGTCGTCCGCCGCATCGTCTCAGCGATGCGCGTCGACGGGGTGAAGCTCCTTGACTGGTCCTTGGATCAGGCGCATAACCGCTCCGTCGTCACCATCGCCGGTCCCGCCTCCGCAGTCATTGAGGCGGCGGTGCGCGGGGCCGGCATGGCCGCGCAACTCATCGATCTCACCCGCCAGAATGGCGTCCATCCCCGCATCGGCGCCGCCGACGTCGTCCCCTTCGTTCCCGTCAGCGGCATGTCCCTCGGTGAAGCGGCGATGCTCGCCCGTCAGGCCGGCCTCGAAATCTGGAAGCGCTACGGTGTTCCGGTCTACTTCTATGAGGCCGCCGCCACCCGCCCCGACCGCATCCGTCTCGAAGACGTCCGCCGCGGCCAGTTCGAAGGCCTCCTCGAGGCCGCCCACAAGGACTCCACCCGCCGCCCCGACGTCGGTGGTCCCGAAATCCACCCCACCGCAGGAGCCAGCGCCGTCGGAGCACGCAGCTTCCTCATCGCCTACAACCTCTATCTCGACCAGCTCGACATCACCGCCGCCCGCGCCATCGCCCGCGACGTAAGAGCCTCAAACGGAGGCCTCTTCGGCGTCAAGGCCATCGGTGTCCTCGCCAACGGCCGCGCTCAGGTCAGCATGAACATCACCAACTACCGCATGACCTCCATGCCCCGCGTCTACGAGATGGTCGAAAATCTCGCCAGGAAGAATAAGGTGCGGATCGACGGCGCGGAACTCATCGGACTCATCCCGGAGGAGGCCTTTGAGCCGGATTCCGAATGGGTACGTCAAATAAGCGGGTTTATTCCCGAGGAGAAGGTGTTGGAACGCAAATTACACCATCCTATGGATTGGCCTACGCTCTAG
- the flgG gene encoding flagellar basal-body rod protein FlgG translates to MIRALYTAASGMSAQQANLDTVANNLANSATAGFRRRRLQFEDMIYQNVITPGAAQSQQTASAGLQIGLGTRSAATEVIMSQGDFNQTGNPLDLAIQGQGFFQVQRPDGTTAYTRSGNFHMNNQGTIVTADGDQVLPAITIPTNATNVTISSYGVVTATIPGQTTSAQLGTVQLATFANPGGLNSIGGNLFLQSSSSGNAITEAPGGSAGLGTLQQGYLENSNVDVVAEFVQMILAQRAYESNSKVVHVADDMYSQINNMVR, encoded by the coding sequence ATGATCCGAGCCCTATACACCGCCGCCAGCGGCATGAGCGCCCAGCAGGCCAACCTCGACACCGTCGCCAACAACCTCGCCAACTCCGCCACCGCCGGCTTTCGTCGCCGTCGCCTCCAGTTTGAGGACATGATCTACCAGAACGTCATCACCCCCGGCGCCGCGCAAAGCCAGCAAACCGCCTCCGCCGGCCTCCAGATCGGCCTCGGCACCCGCTCCGCCGCCACCGAGGTCATCATGAGCCAGGGCGACTTCAACCAGACCGGCAACCCGCTCGACCTCGCCATCCAGGGTCAGGGCTTCTTCCAGGTCCAGCGCCCCGACGGCACCACCGCCTACACCCGCTCCGGCAACTTCCACATGAACAACCAGGGCACCATCGTCACCGCCGACGGCGATCAGGTCCTCCCCGCTATCACCATCCCCACCAACGCCACCAACGTCACCATCTCTTCCTACGGCGTCGTCACCGCCACCATCCCCGGCCAGACCACCTCCGCCCAACTCGGCACGGTCCAGCTAGCCACCTTCGCCAACCCCGGCGGCCTCAACTCCATCGGCGGCAACCTCTTCCTGCAAAGCTCATCCTCAGGCAACGCCATCACCGAGGCTCCCGGCGGCAGCGCAGGTCTCGGCACCCTCCAGCAGGGCTACCTCGAAAACTCCAACGTAGATGTCGTCGCCGAGTTCGTCCAGATGATCCTGGCCCAGCGCGCCTACGAGAGCAACTCCAAGGTCGTCCACGTCGCCGACGACATGTACTCGCAGATCAACAACATGGTCCGCTAA
- a CDS encoding endo-1,4-beta-xylanase has product MDKRDEGILRRVPEVNAWSRRDLLTRASLAATATLIGCGHQTNSPHHQAPAYDVTGPHSLKAVGATHGLLTGCAVNVRALRDDKPYAGLVASQSSILVAENAMKWQALHPAPDTYTFEAADGLIAFAESHRIKIRGHNLCWHLYNPQWLSAIAPGQGSAVLREHIERVAGRYAGRMHSWDVVNEAIEPRDGRADGLRNSPWLTLAGPDYIELAFKTARAADPTALLCYNDYGIEGENEEARRKRQAILLLLHRLKTRAIPIDAVGIQCHLTAGNPNAFGPGLMDFLREIRGMDLQVFLTELDINDRQLPADQATRDAAVAGTYARFLDLVLTEPAVTCLLTWGITDKYTWLNTEKARPDHLPERCLPFDADYKPKPAFAAMRTSIAHRTRPTTRT; this is encoded by the coding sequence ATGGACAAGCGAGATGAAGGAATACTCCGGCGAGTCCCGGAAGTAAACGCATGGTCGCGCCGTGATCTCCTCACGCGCGCCAGTCTGGCGGCAACAGCGACCCTCATCGGATGCGGCCACCAGACGAACTCCCCTCATCATCAGGCCCCCGCCTACGACGTCACCGGCCCTCACTCCCTCAAGGCCGTCGGAGCCACCCACGGACTGCTCACCGGCTGTGCCGTCAACGTCCGCGCCCTCCGCGACGACAAGCCCTACGCCGGCCTCGTCGCCAGCCAGTCCAGCATCCTCGTCGCCGAAAACGCGATGAAGTGGCAGGCCCTCCACCCCGCGCCCGACACCTACACCTTCGAGGCCGCCGACGGCCTCATCGCCTTCGCCGAAAGCCACCGCATCAAGATCCGCGGGCACAACCTCTGCTGGCACCTCTACAACCCCCAGTGGCTCAGCGCCATCGCCCCGGGGCAGGGAAGCGCCGTCCTCCGTGAGCACATCGAGCGCGTCGCCGGCCGTTACGCCGGCCGCATGCACTCCTGGGACGTCGTCAACGAAGCCATCGAGCCCAGGGACGGACGCGCCGACGGCCTCCGCAACTCCCCCTGGCTCACCCTCGCCGGCCCCGACTACATCGAACTCGCCTTCAAGACCGCCCGCGCCGCCGACCCCACCGCGCTCCTCTGCTACAACGACTACGGCATCGAGGGCGAGAACGAGGAGGCCCGGCGCAAGCGTCAGGCCATCCTCCTCCTCCTCCATCGCCTCAAGACCCGCGCCATTCCCATCGACGCCGTAGGCATCCAGTGCCACCTCACCGCCGGCAACCCCAACGCCTTCGGCCCTGGCCTCATGGACTTCCTCCGCGAGATCCGCGGTATGGACCTGCAGGTCTTCCTCACCGAGCTCGACATCAACGACCGCCAGCTCCCCGCCGACCAGGCCACCCGCGACGCCGCCGTCGCCGGCACCTACGCCCGCTTCCTCGACCTCGTCCTCACCGAGCCCGCCGTCACCTGCCTGCTCACCTGGGGCATCACCGACAAGTACACCTGGCTCAACACCGAAAAGGCCAGGCCCGACCACCTCCCCGAGCGCTGCCTTCCCTTCGACGCCGACTACAAACCGAAGCCCGCCTTTGCTGCCATGCGAACATCCATCGCGCACCGCACCCGCCCCACGACAAGAACGTAA